In Salmo salar chromosome ssa03, Ssal_v3.1, whole genome shotgun sequence, a single genomic region encodes these proteins:
- the kgua gene encoding guanylate kinase isoform X2, producing the protein MKDYNKEKAMAGPRPVVLSGPSGAGKSTLLKNLLKEYEGVFGFSVSHTTRSPRPGEENGKDYHYVTREYMQASIDKGEFIESAVFSGNMYGTSKASVQAVKDKNLICILDIDMQGVRAVKTTDLNPIYISIQPPSMNILEKRLRDRNTESEESLQKRLDAAQVDMEISKEPGIFDIVIVNDNLDDAYGKLKDALIEEIKKVQKNNLS; encoded by the exons ctATGGCAGGACCCAGGCCAGTGGTGCTGAGTGGCCCGTCAGGGGCTGGGAAGAGCACACTGCTCAAGAACCTGCTCAAGGAGTACGAGGGCGTCTTTGGCTTCAGCGTCTCAC ATACAACGAGGAGCCCTCGTCCTGGTGAAGAGAATGGCAAAG ATTACCATTATGTTACAAGGGAGTATATGCAGGCCAGCATCGACAAAGGGGAGTTCATTGAGAGCGCAGTGTTTTCGGGGAACATGTACGGGACGAGCAAGGCCTCGGTGCAGGCCGTTAAAGACAAGAACCTGATCTGCATCCTGGACATCGACATGCAGGGCGTTAGGGCTGTCAAGACGacagacctcaaccccatctacaTCTCGATCCAGCCTCCGTCAATGAACATACTG GAGAAACGTTTAAGAGACAGAAATACTGAGTCAGAGGAGAGCCTCCAGAAACGTTTAGATGCTGCTCAGGTGGACATGGAGATAA GCAAGGAACCTGGCATATTTGACATTGTCATTGTCAATGATAATCTCGACGATGCCTATGGGAAGTTGAAAGACGCCCTTATTGAG GAAATCAAAAAAGTCCAGAAAAACAACTTGTCTTAA
- the kgua gene encoding guanylate kinase isoform X1 has product MYMRYFFRLFSAMAGPRPVVLSGPSGAGKSTLLKNLLKEYEGVFGFSVSHTTRSPRPGEENGKDYHYVTREYMQASIDKGEFIESAVFSGNMYGTSKASVQAVKDKNLICILDIDMQGVRAVKTTDLNPIYISIQPPSMNILEKRLRDRNTESEESLQKRLDAAQVDMEISKEPGIFDIVIVNDNLDDAYGKLKDALIEEIKKVQKNNLS; this is encoded by the exons ctATGGCAGGACCCAGGCCAGTGGTGCTGAGTGGCCCGTCAGGGGCTGGGAAGAGCACACTGCTCAAGAACCTGCTCAAGGAGTACGAGGGCGTCTTTGGCTTCAGCGTCTCAC ATACAACGAGGAGCCCTCGTCCTGGTGAAGAGAATGGCAAAG ATTACCATTATGTTACAAGGGAGTATATGCAGGCCAGCATCGACAAAGGGGAGTTCATTGAGAGCGCAGTGTTTTCGGGGAACATGTACGGGACGAGCAAGGCCTCGGTGCAGGCCGTTAAAGACAAGAACCTGATCTGCATCCTGGACATCGACATGCAGGGCGTTAGGGCTGTCAAGACGacagacctcaaccccatctacaTCTCGATCCAGCCTCCGTCAATGAACATACTG GAGAAACGTTTAAGAGACAGAAATACTGAGTCAGAGGAGAGCCTCCAGAAACGTTTAGATGCTGCTCAGGTGGACATGGAGATAA GCAAGGAACCTGGCATATTTGACATTGTCATTGTCAATGATAATCTCGACGATGCCTATGGGAAGTTGAAAGACGCCCTTATTGAG GAAATCAAAAAAGTCCAGAAAAACAACTTGTCTTAA
- the kgua gene encoding guanylate kinase isoform X3, with protein sequence MAGPRPVVLSGPSGAGKSTLLKNLLKEYEGVFGFSVSHTTRSPRPGEENGKDYHYVTREYMQASIDKGEFIESAVFSGNMYGTSKASVQAVKDKNLICILDIDMQGVRAVKTTDLNPIYISIQPPSMNILEKRLRDRNTESEESLQKRLDAAQVDMEISKEPGIFDIVIVNDNLDDAYGKLKDALIEEIKKVQKNNLS encoded by the exons ATGGCAGGACCCAGGCCAGTGGTGCTGAGTGGCCCGTCAGGGGCTGGGAAGAGCACACTGCTCAAGAACCTGCTCAAGGAGTACGAGGGCGTCTTTGGCTTCAGCGTCTCAC ATACAACGAGGAGCCCTCGTCCTGGTGAAGAGAATGGCAAAG ATTACCATTATGTTACAAGGGAGTATATGCAGGCCAGCATCGACAAAGGGGAGTTCATTGAGAGCGCAGTGTTTTCGGGGAACATGTACGGGACGAGCAAGGCCTCGGTGCAGGCCGTTAAAGACAAGAACCTGATCTGCATCCTGGACATCGACATGCAGGGCGTTAGGGCTGTCAAGACGacagacctcaaccccatctacaTCTCGATCCAGCCTCCGTCAATGAACATACTG GAGAAACGTTTAAGAGACAGAAATACTGAGTCAGAGGAGAGCCTCCAGAAACGTTTAGATGCTGCTCAGGTGGACATGGAGATAA GCAAGGAACCTGGCATATTTGACATTGTCATTGTCAATGATAATCTCGACGATGCCTATGGGAAGTTGAAAGACGCCCTTATTGAG GAAATCAAAAAAGTCCAGAAAAACAACTTGTCTTAA